ggggtccctgggcccCCCAAGTATCCCATGAGGGTGCCTATTGTCTCAGGGCCCCCCCCATGTGCTGTGGGGCCCGGTGGGTGCCaggcccccccccttcccttgcatgacccccccccccgccccatccctGCGGTTTGTCACCAGGAAGCAGCAAAACCTCAGTGACAaacagccggggggggggggggccccccctcAGCACCCGTCTGTCTCCCATGTCCCCTCGGGGGGCAGGGACATGGGGAGGCAGGGTGAGGGGTGCAGGGGAacggggggtgcagggggtgcagAATGATGGGTGCAGGGGAacgtggggtgcaggggaaagtggggtgcagggggtgcagaacgtggggtgcaggggaaggTGGGGTGCAGGGGATACAGAATGAGGGGTGCAGGGGAacgtggggtgcagggggtgcagAATGATGGGTGCAGAGGAAagtggggtgcaggggatgCAGAacgtggggtgcaggggaacAATGGGTGCAGGGAACATGGGGTGCAGGGGATGCAGAACAAGGGGTGCAGGGGAaagtggggtgcagggggtgcagggaacgtggggtgcaggggaagatggggtgcaggggaaagtggggtgcagggggtgcaggggaacatggggtgcaggggaacgtggggtgcaggggaagaTGGGGTGCAGGGGTAcgtggggtgcaggggatgCAGAACAAGGGGTGCAGGGGAAGGTGGGGTGCAGGGGATACAGAATGAGGGGTGCAGGGGAatgtggggtgcagggggtgcagAATGATGGGTGCAGAGGAAagtggggtgcaggggatgCAGAacgtggggtgcaggggaacGATGGGTGCAGGGAACATGGGGTGCAGGGGATCCAGAACAAGGGGTGCAGGGGAacgtggggtgcagggggtgcagggaacgtggggtgcaggggaagaTGGGGTGCAGGGGTAcgtggggtgcaggggatgCAGAACAAGGGGTGCAGGGGAacgtggggtgcagggggtgcagGGAACGTGGGGTGTAGGGGAAcgtggggtgcaggggatgCAGAatgtggggtgcaggggaacGTGGAGTGCAGGGGAATTTGGGGTGCAGGAGATGCAGAACGTGGAGTGCAGGGGAaggtggggtgcaggggaatttggggtgcaggggaacatggggtgcagggggggggtGCCGGAGGGACACTGCAGAGGGACGGGGGGTGCAGGGAGGCGAGGTCCGGGGcgatgggtgctggggggatgTGGGGCGCAGAGCGGTGGGCGCCAGGGaggtgggtgccggggggggtgcaggtggctgtggggtggggggacacacacacgtgGAGCGGTGGGTGCGGGGGCagggtggggcagggggtgctggCGCCGACCCCCCGTCTCCCACAGGATTTCacgcgggggggggaggccgaAGCCACCCGCTGCGCCCCACGGGAGACCCTGGAGCGAGCTGGGTGCCCCCCCGGCGCCGTGGTGGAGCCTCGCGGCGGCGTGAGGGTGCTGGAGGATGAGGAgttgggggccggggggggccggggggggcccaCCCAGCTGCGGCCCCAGAGCATCCAGCTGCAACTCAGGCCGggtgaggagggggggggagaagatgcagaaaatgggggggggggaggaagaggatggggggtgggttggggggggtgaagaggaaggtggaggatggggggggggacggagcgatgctgggtgctggtgggaTGCGGGGGGGAGCCGAGggcttggttttggggggggggggggggttggccaCCGGCcccccccctgaccccccccccaggggagGAGCAGAGTTTCCAGGTGCGGTTCCGGCGGGCACCCGGTCACCCCGTGGACCTCTACTACCTGATGGATCTCTCCTACTCCATGAGGGACGACCTGGAGAACGTCCGCAAGCTGGGCAGCGACCTCCTGGCCGCCCTGCGCAACGTCACCTCCTCCGTCCGCATCGGTGGGGACGCGCCGGCGGGATTTCGGGGTGCtcgggtgccccccccccccccgcccccctcttttttttccccacgcTCCTGCGACGCCACCGCTTCGTCCTCCGCCAGGTTTCGGTTCTTTCGTGGACAAGACGGTGCTGCCCTACGTCAGCACGGTGCCCTCCAAACTGCGGAACCCCTGTCCCGAGCGGCAAGAACCTTGCGACCCCCCCGTCGCCTTCCGCCACGTCCTCTCCCTCACCCCCGACGCCGGGGAATTCGCCGAACGCGTCAGCCGCCAGCGCATCTCCGGCAACCTGGACGCACCCGAGGGCGGCTTCGACGCCATCGTGCAGGTGGCCGTCTGCGAGGTGGGCACGTGCGTGCGAGCGCGCGTGCAAGGGGAGCTGCCGGCCGACGCGCGAGCGTTTCTGCGGGCAAGCGCGCGCGCGCGAGCGCGGCTGCGGGCAAGAGCGGCTGCGAGGGGCCCTGCCTGAAACCGCGCTCGCTTGCAAGCGTTGCCCGCGCACGGGAGCGTGCGTGCAAGCGTTTCTGCGTGCAAGAGGGCGTGCGGGTCTGCGAGCGTGCCTGCGTGCAAGGGCGAGTGCGAGCGTGCCTGCCTGCAGGCGATCCTGCAATTGCGTCTGCCTGCAAGAGTGTGTGCAAGCGTGCATGCAAGCGTGCCTGCATGGGTGCCTGCAAGACCGTGTGCAAGTGTGCGTGCAAATGCGCTTGCCTGTGAAAGCGTGTGCAAGCGTGCGTGCAAGCGTGCCTGCCTGCAAGCGAGCCTGCATGCGTAGGTGCCTGCAGGAGCATGTGCAAGCGTGTGTGCAAGCATGCCTGCCTGCAAGCGAGCCTGCATGCGTGGGTGCCTGCAAGAGCATGTGCAAGTGTGCGTGCAAGCATGCCTGCCTGCAAGAGGATGTGCAAGTGTGCGTGCAAGCATGCCTGCAAGCATGCCTGCCTGCAAGAGGACGTGCAAGTGTGCTTGCCTGTGAAAGCATGTGCAAGAGCATGTGCAGgtgtgcctgcctgcctgcaagcGTGTGTGCGAGTGTTGCTGCATGCAAGTGCGCCTGCAAGAGCATGTGCAAGTGTGTGTGCAAGTGTTGCTGCGTGCAAAAGCACATGCAAGTGCGCCTGCAAGAGCATGTGCAAGCGTGCGTGCGTGCAAGCATGCATGCCTGCAAGTGAGCCTGCGTGCATGGGTGCCTGCAAGAGCATGTGCAAGCGTGCATGCAAGCatacctgcctgcctgcgtgggTGCCTGCAAGAGCGTGTGCAAGTGTGCGTGCAAATGCGCTTACCTGCAAAAGCGTGTGCAAGCGTGCGTGCAAgcatgcctgcctgcctgcaagcGAGCCTGCATGCGTGGGTGCCTGCAAGAGCATGCACAAGTGTGCGTGCAAGCATGCCTGCCTGCAAGAGGATGTGCAAGTGTGCTTGCCTGCAAAACCATGTGCAAGAGCATGTGCAGgtgtgcctgcctgcctgcaagtGTGTGTGCGAGTGTTGCTACATGCAAGTGCGCCTGCCAGAGCATGTGCAAGCGTGCGTgcgtgcatgcatgcatgcctGCAAGCGAGCCTGCGTGCGTGCAAATGTGCCTGCCTGCAAGTGTGTGTGCAAGTGTTGCTGCACGCAAAAGCACATGCAAGTGCGCCTGCAAGAGCGTGTGCAAGCGTGCGTGCGTGCAAGCACGCATGCCTGCAAGCGAGCCTGCGTGCGTGGGTGCCTGCAAGAGCGtgtgcaagtgtgtgtgtgcgcgcgcaaGCGTGcccgcctgcaaaacccccCGTAAGCGTGCGTGCAAGCACAACTGCCTGGAAACGTGGCTGCAAGCATGCCCGCGCGCAAAAACCCGCGCCAGCACGCGTGCCCGCGTCCAAGCTCGGCGTGCACCCTGTtgcgaccccccccccaccccgtgcccccccccaggagctcATCGGCTGGCGCCCCGTCACCCGCCTGCTGGTCTTCGCCTCCGACGACACCTTCCACACGGCGGGCGACGGCAAACTGGGGGGCATCGTCGTCCCCAGTGACACCCGCTGCCACCTCGATGCCAGCGGCGTCTACGCCAAAAGCCACCTCTATGTAGGTCCCCggacaccggggggggggggggcggtgaggTTGGAGGGGGACCCAGcacccatgtcccccccccacctcgcAGGACTACCCCTCGGTGGGCCACTTGGCCCAAGTGCTTTCGGCCGCCAACATCCAGCCCATCTTCGCCGTGACGGGTCCCACCGTGCCCGTCTACCAGGtgagtggggagggggctgtccCGCaatgggggggggtcctgggtgttccgtccccccccccaccctgaccctgtGCCCACGCAGGAGCTGAGCCGCCTGATCCCCAAATCGGTGGTGGGGGAACTGCGGGAGGACTCCAGCAACGTGGTGCAGCTCATCGCTGACGCCTACAACgtgaggggggggggcacacacgggtgggctgggtgcccccccagggAGGGTCGGTGGGCGCTGACACCCACGGGTGTCGttgtcccgtcccgtcccccccagAGCCTCTCGTCCACCGTGGAGCTGCAGCACTCGCCGCTCCCCCCCGGCATCAGCCTCAGCTACGAGTCCCACTGCgggggcccccccggccccccccggccccacggGGGGTTCTGCACCGGCGTCCGTGTCAACCAGGAggtggggggacatggggggggggatatAGGGGGAGATGGGCACAGGCTTGGTGGGCATGGGGGGGACGTCGGCACAGGCACGGGGGAGGcatgggggggggcacaggttAGGGGGGGCAcaggttggggggggacacggccctGTGGGGCAGCGGGtagggctgggggtgctgggctgggtcAGGTTGGGGTGGATGggcccccccccatcctgggGGGGTGACAGGGCTGGGACGTGGGGGACCCGCAGGGGTGGCAGAGCCCCAGGGACTGATCCTGCACCCACCCGCGTGTCCCCCCGTCTGACCTGTCTGTGTGTCCTTCTCCATCCCCTTGTGCCGTGGGtgacccccacccccacccccccccccaggtgacCTTCACGGTGCGGGTGCAGGCGGGGGTCTGCCTGGGGTCCCCGCAGCGGGTGGGACTGCGGGTGCTGGGCTTCGCCGAGGAGCTGAGCCTGGAGCTGGACACCCTCTGCGGGTGCTCCTGCACCCACCGCCGGCCCCAGGACCCCCTCTGCCACGGCGGCACCCTCCTCTGCGGGGTCTGCAGGTacccgggggtggggggggggcaggatggggaactgggggggtgggctgggggtccaagggggggggggggatggaggCAAAGCAGGGGGGTGCCCATGGGGCAAGGGGGGGGCTGACCATGGCtgatatcccccccccccccacttttgCCCCAGGTGCCCGGGGGGCCGTCGGGGCCGTCGGTGTGAGTGCGagggggaggcggcggaggcggcggggggctgccggccccCCAACAGCACGGGACCCCCTTGCAGCGGGAGAGGCCGGTGCGTCTGCGGCGCCTGCGAGTGCCCCCCCGGGCTCAGCGGGACCCTCTGCCAGTGCGACAACAGCGGCTGCGAGCGCCACGAGGGGCTGCCCtgcggaggtggggggggggacacatgggggggacacgggggctACGCCTGTGCCCGTCCTGGGGGTGCccatccctgggggggggggggctgtccccATGGCATGTCCCCAAGGGTCCCATCCCTGTCacatgtccctgtccccaggggtCCCATCTCCATCGTGTGGCCCTGTCCCACGGGGGTCCTGTCCCCACGGGGGTCCCATCCCCATGGCGTGCTCCTGTCCCCATCACAAGTCCCTGTCCCCGTGGGGGGGTCCCGTCCCCATCAGGTGCCCTTGTCCCCACGGGTCCCCTCCCCACGAGGGTCCCGTCCCCATCATGTTCCCATCCCACTACGGGTGGTCCCGTCCCTGTCCCACGGGTCCTGTCCCCACGGGGGTCCCATCCCCATGGCGTGCTCCTGTCCCCATCACAAGTCCCTGTCCCCGTGGGGGGGTCCCGTCCCCTTCAGGTGCCCTTGTCCCCACGGGTCCCCTCCCCACGGGGGTCCCATCTCCATCATGTTCCCATCCCACTACGGGTGGTCCCGTCCCTGTCCCACGGGTCCCACGCGGGAGCGGGGTGTCCAGGGGACACCGCGGTGGCCGTTTGGGGGCCGCGTGACGCCAGCGCGGTGGGTGCCCAGGCCCGCAGCGGGGCGAGTGCGTGTGCGGGACGTGTCGATGCCACGAGGGCTTCGGGGGCAGCGGCTGCGGTTGCCCCCTGGgccgggggggctgcctgcagggGGGCCGGGAATGCAGCGGCCACGGGAGCTGCGTCTGCGGGAGCTGCGTCTGCCAGCCCGGCTACGTGGGACCCTTCTGCGCCCGCTGCCCCTCCTGCCGTACCCCCTGCCAGCGCCTCcggtgagccccccccccggcatggggacatgggacagGGACCGGGAttgggatggggacacgggaCATGGGTGGGGACACGGGATGCGAGTGGGGACAGAGGTCATGGGGGGGCGGAATGGGGTGGCCAGGGGGGGTATGGGGACAGAGAttgggatggggacacgggtggggaggggacaggggctgaggggatggggacagggaccgggattgggatggggacatgggacatGGGTGGGGACACGGGATGCGAGTGGGGACAGAGGTCATGGGGGCGCGGAATGGGGTGGCCAGGGGGGGTATGGGGACAGAGAttgggatggggacacgggtggggaggggacaggggcTGAGGGGATAGGGACAGGGACATGGGACGCAGCGAGGGACAGGGACCAGGATTGGGACACAGGACAAGGGTGGGGGAACGGGGacagggggatggggggcgtagggggggctgaggggatgGGGACGAGGGGACGAGGACACGGGGACACGGGCGTggaggggatggggtgggggctggcaggggatgGGACAGGGACGGTGCGGGACAGGGATGGAGCTggcaggggacatggggacatggggacgggGGGCCAAGGCCAGCACCCTgatgggggggccgggggtccccagggacTGCGCCGACTGCAGCGCCTTCGGGCTGGGGCCGCTGCGGGGGAACTGCAGCCGTGCCTGCGCCCACGTCACCACCCGGGTGCTGCCCGCgcccccccggacccccaaGCCTGGTGCCGGGAGAAGACCGAGGACGGCCGCgtcctcctcatcctcatcgAGGGAGGGGGTGgcgaggatgaggatgaggatgaggacagggaggtgacgCTGACCGTCTGGGTTGAGGAGGGTGAGTGCGGGGGCACCCCGGGgacccccatgccccccccagGGATGCCGTGTCTCCACAGACCCTCCACCCGGGGGGTCCCTGCACCCTACGGGACCCCATGTCCTAAGGGACcccctgcctggggggggggggggtcccctgtCCTGAGGGACCCTGCACCCCAGAGGACACCCTGACcaaggggggggggtccctgcacccccaaTAAACCCTGCACCCCACCGGGCCCTacgcctgggggggggggtgtttgcaCCTATGGGACCCCCATGCCCCAAGGGCCCCATATACCTGGGGGGAGCGTCCTTGCACCCCCAGACACCCATGGCTGGGtggtcggggaggggggggaacgGGACTCTTTGCACCCGCAGGACCCcatggatgggggggggggttccctgCACCCATGCGGACCCTATGGGTGGGTGGTCCTCACCTTCATGGGACCCTGTGGGTGGGGGTCCTGGAGTCTGTGGGACCCTAGGgctggttgggggggggggtcctcgccgccacagcccccccccagccctgcccctctcccccagccgGGACGGAGGGCACGGCGGGGCTGGTGGCCGGACTGGTGGCCGGGACGGTggcgctggggctgctggtgctggggctgtACCGCATCGCCACCGAGGTCTACGACCGGCGGGAATTCCGGCGCTTCCAGCGGGAACGCCAGCACGCCCGTTGGAACGAGGTGACCGTCCCCACCTACCCCGTCCTGTCCCCAAACTGGGACCACCACCCCCGGGTCAaggccctgacccccccccaaatgctgTTCCCCCCCCCACAGAACAACCCCCTCTACAGAagtgccaccaccaccaccgtcAACCCCAGTTACCGGCCAGGCTGAGGGGACAACCCGAAAACCACCCCGACCCCACTGtgtccccagggacacccccccccagccccccccccaccttgctGTGCTGGAAGACCCTCAATAAAAGGAGccgccgtgtcccccccccaacgCGTGACACTGTCACCTCCCTTTGCCAGTGGGGCCAGGTCCCCAAGGAGGGAGGTaagtgggtgctggggagggggggggggggcgacagCTCCCAGCCAgatccagcccccccccccccccccaagtcaaGAAGTGGAGCCtgggttaaaa
This window of the Buteo buteo chromosome 17, bButBut1.hap1.1, whole genome shotgun sequence genome carries:
- the ITGB7 gene encoding LOW QUALITY PROTEIN: integrin beta-7 (The sequence of the model RefSeq protein was modified relative to this genomic sequence to represent the inferred CDS: inserted 1 base in 1 codon); its protein translation is MGRPGGLLLLPLLLAAPGGAGEGSCEPQASCEACVRSHPRCAWCEHPDFTRGGEAEATRCAPRETLERAGCPPGAVVEPRGGVRVLEDEELGAGGGRGGPTQLRPQSIQLQLRPGEEQSFQVRFRRAPGHPVDLYYLMDLSYSMRDDLENVRKLGSDLLAALRNVTSSVRIGFGSFVDKTVLPYVSTVPSKLRNPCPERQEPCDPPVAFRHVLSLTPDAGEFAERVSRQRISGNLDAPEGGFDAIVQVAVCEELIGWRPVTRLLVFASDDTFHTAGDGKLGGIVVPSDTRCHLDASGVYAKSHLYDYPSVGHLAQVLSAANIQPIFAVTGPTVPVYQELSRLIPKSVVGELREDSSNVVQLIADAYNSLSSTVELQHSPLPPGISLSYESHCGGPPGPPRPHGGFCTGVRVNQEVTFTVRVQAGVCLGSPQRVGLRVLGFAEELSLELDTLCGCSCTHRRPQDPLCHGGTLLCGVCRCPGGRRGRRCECEGEAAEAAGGCRPPNSTGPPCSGRGRCVCGACECPPGLSGTLCQCDNSGCERHEGLPCGGPQRGECVCGTCRCHEGFGGSGCGCPLGRGGCLQGGRECSGHGSCVCGSCVCQPGYVGPFCARCPSCRTPCQRLRDCADCSAFGLGPLRGNCSRACAHVTTRVLPAPXPDPQAWCREKTEDGRVLLILIEGGGGEDEDEDEDREVTLTVWVEEAGTEGTAGLVAGLVAGTVALGLLVLGLYRIATEVYDRREFRRFQRERQHARWNENNPLYRSATTTTVNPSYRPG